From the Hylaeus volcanicus isolate JK05 chromosome 4, UHH_iyHylVolc1.0_haploid, whole genome shotgun sequence genome, one window contains:
- the LOC128875637 gene encoding proclotting enzyme-like isoform X1, translating to MYRRTFFLCVLCSLSHGRFISIYDTDSKHTAELLSQDRNLFVRSTVSSASSSCDGPSDKGGRCEYLVKCFIDEYHSNFELAMNHCCTIDGRYLGACCPDRLNGPNEENSVVEDSFTSILPLVAVVDEESNESKVDGNAGRIVWQEPDDASTSTEVYKNSERSRGCGTNIKTRSRLVGSRPADPKQWPWMVALLKKDGNRYCGGVLVTDRHILTAAHCVYRYSPRDIKVRLGEYDFSTAEETRALDLFVSEIRVHPDFDYTTYDNDIAILKLHRPTVFNDYIWPICLPPIDQTFENKTAIVTGWGTRFYGGPASAVLMEVSVPIWKQERCVQSFVRRIPRTVICAGAYEGGRDACQGDSGGPLLHQLDNGRWVNVGIVSWGMRCGVAGRPGIYTRVSSYLDWIFQNAVF from the exons ATGTATCGGCGAACATTTTTTCTATGTGTTTTGTGTTCTCTTTCTCATGGTCGTTTTATCTCCATCTATGACACCGATTCGAAGC ATACAGCGGAACTCCTCTCTCAGGATAGGAACCTTTTCGTCCGTTCAACC gTATCGTCGGCGTCTTCGAGTTGCGATGGACCGAGCGACAAAGGAGGACGCTGCGAGTATCTCGTCAAGTGTTTTATCGACGAGTACCACTCGAACTTTGAGCTCGCGATGAATCACTGTTGCACGATCGATGGGAG GTACCTCGGCGCTTGTTGTCCCGATCGTCTGAATGGACCCAACGAAGAAAACTCTGTCGTTGAGGACAGTTTCACCAGCATTCTACCACTCGTTGCTG TCGTCGATGAAGAATCAAACGAGTCGAAAGTCGACGGGAACGCGGGCAGAATCGTTTGGCAGGAACCTGACGACGCGTCGACGTCAACGGAGGTGTACAAGAATTCCGAGAGATCCAGAGGATGCGGAACGAATATCAAAACACGAAGCAGATTGGTGGGCAGCCGACCAGCCGATCCCAAACAATGGCCCTGGATGGTAGCTCTTCTCAAGAAGGACGGCAACCGTTACTGCGGCGGGGTCCTTGTCACCGACCGGCACATTTTGACCGCCGCGCATTGCGTGTACAG ATACAGCCCCCGGGACATCAAAGTCAGACTCGGAGAATACGATTTCTCGACCGCGGAGGAGACCAGAGCTCTGGACTTGTTCGTGTCCGAAATACGCGTTCATCCCGACTTTGATTACACCACGTACGATAACGATATAGCGATACTAAAGTTGCATCGACCGACCGTGTTCAACGATTACATCTGGCCCATCTGTTTGCCGCCGATAGACCAGACCTTCGAAAATAAGACCGCCATCGTGACCG GTTGGGGTACTCGCTTCTACGGAGGTCCTGCTAGCGCGGTTTTGATGGAGGTCAGCGTTCCGATTTGGAAGCAAGAGAGGTGCGTTCAAAGTTTCGTTCGACGAATTCCCAGGACGGTGATCTGCGCTGGCGCGTACGAGGGTGGTCGCGATGCTTGTCAA GGTGACTCGGGCGGACCGCTCCTCCATCAGCTCGACAACGGGAGATGGGTCAACGTCGGGATCGTGTCTTGGGGGATGCGATGCGGTGTGGCAGGACGGCCTGGAATATACACGCGGGTCAGTTCTTACCTCGACTGGATATTCCAGAACGCCGTTTTCTGA
- the LOC128875637 gene encoding proclotting enzyme-like isoform X2, with amino-acid sequence MYRRTFFLCVLCSLSHGRFISIYDTDSKPELLSQDRNLFVRSTVSSASSSCDGPSDKGGRCEYLVKCFIDEYHSNFELAMNHCCTIDGRYLGACCPDRLNGPNEENSVVEDSFTSILPLVAVVDEESNESKVDGNAGRIVWQEPDDASTSTEVYKNSERSRGCGTNIKTRSRLVGSRPADPKQWPWMVALLKKDGNRYCGGVLVTDRHILTAAHCVYRYSPRDIKVRLGEYDFSTAEETRALDLFVSEIRVHPDFDYTTYDNDIAILKLHRPTVFNDYIWPICLPPIDQTFENKTAIVTGWGTRFYGGPASAVLMEVSVPIWKQERCVQSFVRRIPRTVICAGAYEGGRDACQGDSGGPLLHQLDNGRWVNVGIVSWGMRCGVAGRPGIYTRVSSYLDWIFQNAVF; translated from the exons ATGTATCGGCGAACATTTTTTCTATGTGTTTTGTGTTCTCTTTCTCATGGTCGTTTTATCTCCATCTATGACACCGATTCGAAGC CGGAACTCCTCTCTCAGGATAGGAACCTTTTCGTCCGTTCAACC gTATCGTCGGCGTCTTCGAGTTGCGATGGACCGAGCGACAAAGGAGGACGCTGCGAGTATCTCGTCAAGTGTTTTATCGACGAGTACCACTCGAACTTTGAGCTCGCGATGAATCACTGTTGCACGATCGATGGGAG GTACCTCGGCGCTTGTTGTCCCGATCGTCTGAATGGACCCAACGAAGAAAACTCTGTCGTTGAGGACAGTTTCACCAGCATTCTACCACTCGTTGCTG TCGTCGATGAAGAATCAAACGAGTCGAAAGTCGACGGGAACGCGGGCAGAATCGTTTGGCAGGAACCTGACGACGCGTCGACGTCAACGGAGGTGTACAAGAATTCCGAGAGATCCAGAGGATGCGGAACGAATATCAAAACACGAAGCAGATTGGTGGGCAGCCGACCAGCCGATCCCAAACAATGGCCCTGGATGGTAGCTCTTCTCAAGAAGGACGGCAACCGTTACTGCGGCGGGGTCCTTGTCACCGACCGGCACATTTTGACCGCCGCGCATTGCGTGTACAG ATACAGCCCCCGGGACATCAAAGTCAGACTCGGAGAATACGATTTCTCGACCGCGGAGGAGACCAGAGCTCTGGACTTGTTCGTGTCCGAAATACGCGTTCATCCCGACTTTGATTACACCACGTACGATAACGATATAGCGATACTAAAGTTGCATCGACCGACCGTGTTCAACGATTACATCTGGCCCATCTGTTTGCCGCCGATAGACCAGACCTTCGAAAATAAGACCGCCATCGTGACCG GTTGGGGTACTCGCTTCTACGGAGGTCCTGCTAGCGCGGTTTTGATGGAGGTCAGCGTTCCGATTTGGAAGCAAGAGAGGTGCGTTCAAAGTTTCGTTCGACGAATTCCCAGGACGGTGATCTGCGCTGGCGCGTACGAGGGTGGTCGCGATGCTTGTCAA GGTGACTCGGGCGGACCGCTCCTCCATCAGCTCGACAACGGGAGATGGGTCAACGTCGGGATCGTGTCTTGGGGGATGCGATGCGGTGTGGCAGGACGGCCTGGAATATACACGCGGGTCAGTTCTTACCTCGACTGGATATTCCAGAACGCCGTTTTCTGA
- the LOC128875642 gene encoding uncharacterized protein LOC128875642 isoform X2 — protein MRGRICVAMLFGAILCSESVGQQMGSGIDWVNGLSDNINWLNRNIQQNVQRIHQQVNDNLEQAMTQGRRFSDNLSKQIAASGNSHSFSSGSTQTFSSGNVLVTDNDGTRLVQSGRTSDGRQYIRESTDKLEGDMLRHVDRIYDPATNTTRVYGYILNLKDHNAKPVLIEA, from the exons ATGAGAGGACGAATCTGCGTCGCGATGCTCTTTGGAGCAATATTATGCAG CGAATCCGTAGGACAACAGATGGGTTCCGGAATAGACTGGGTAAACGGACTATCCGACAATATCAACTGgctaaatagaaatattcagcAAAATGTGCAGCGGATACATCAACAGGTGAACGATAATTTGGAACAGGCTATGACACAGGGACGACGATTCTCGGATAATCTGAGCAAGCAAATAG CTGCTAGCGGCAACTCGCATTCGTTCTCAAGCGGCAGCACGCAAACGTTCTCAAGCGGTAACGTTCTCGTGACGGACAACGATGGGACAAGGCTCGTTCAATCTGGTCGCACGTCGGATGGAAGGCAGTACATTCGCGAAAGCACGGACAAACTCGAAGGCGATATGCTTCGACACGTCGACAGGATTTACGATCCTGCCACGAACACCACAAGAGTCTACGGCTACATCTTGAATCTAAAAGATCATAATGCCAAGCCTGTTTTGATTGAGGCGTGA
- the LOC128875642 gene encoding uncharacterized protein LOC128875642 isoform X1, with product MRGRICVAMLFGAILCSESVGQQMGSGIDWVNGLSDNINWLNRNIQQNVQRIHQQVNDNLEQAMTQGRRFSDNLSKQIAAASGNSHSFSSGSTQTFSSGNVLVTDNDGTRLVQSGRTSDGRQYIRESTDKLEGDMLRHVDRIYDPATNTTRVYGYILNLKDHNAKPVLIEA from the exons ATGAGAGGACGAATCTGCGTCGCGATGCTCTTTGGAGCAATATTATGCAG CGAATCCGTAGGACAACAGATGGGTTCCGGAATAGACTGGGTAAACGGACTATCCGACAATATCAACTGgctaaatagaaatattcagcAAAATGTGCAGCGGATACATCAACAGGTGAACGATAATTTGGAACAGGCTATGACACAGGGACGACGATTCTCGGATAATCTGAGCAAGCAAATAG CAGCTGCTAGCGGCAACTCGCATTCGTTCTCAAGCGGCAGCACGCAAACGTTCTCAAGCGGTAACGTTCTCGTGACGGACAACGATGGGACAAGGCTCGTTCAATCTGGTCGCACGTCGGATGGAAGGCAGTACATTCGCGAAAGCACGGACAAACTCGAAGGCGATATGCTTCGACACGTCGACAGGATTTACGATCCTGCCACGAACACCACAAGAGTCTACGGCTACATCTTGAATCTAAAAGATCATAATGCCAAGCCTGTTTTGATTGAGGCGTGA